The following coding sequences lie in one Mycoplasma tauri genomic window:
- a CDS encoding phosphopantetheine-binding protein yields the protein MEANKLQEIIEKIQKFTKSKVTMDSAFEDLKIDSLSLAEIVFDLEDKYGVTVADEDLMKIKKVKDIEEVFDKTLGK from the coding sequence ATGGAAGCTAATAAGTTACAAGAAATTATTGAAAAAATACAAAAATTTACAAAGTCTAAAGTTACTATGGATTCAGCATTTGAAGATTTAAAGATTGATTCATTATCATTAGCTGAAATTGTTTTTGATCTTGAAGATAAATATGGTGTAACAGTCGCTGATGAAGATTTAATGAAAATAAAAAAAGTTAAAGATATTGAAGAAGTTTTTGACAAGACTTTGGGAAAATAA
- the tapR gene encoding TyrS-associated PheT N-terminal domain-related protein TapR has translation MALFFNIDNNFKEAKIIFFDSRVQGIKFDVYDDFTVIRDENFNVASINIFSNVIKKENKNFGYLTANENNKLKEKILSKNSKYNFTEINYFLVGKITKRESHPKSDKLFVLLVDFGAETKQIITNTLYTTVGKYFVWCQPGSITASGLEIVESEIMGEKSYGMLCSSDSLGLSTGEKEKLDVFLNNANDNYLGKEIFELLDFD, from the coding sequence ATGGCTTTGTTTTTTAATATTGACAATAATTTTAAAGAAGCAAAAATTATATTTTTTGATTCTAGAGTTCAAGGAATAAAATTTGATGTATATGATGATTTTACAGTAATTAGAGATGAAAATTTTAATGTAGCATCAATTAATATTTTTTCTAATGTAATTAAGAAAGAAAATAAAAATTTTGGTTATTTAACTGCTAATGAAAACAATAAGTTGAAAGAAAAAATTTTAAGTAAAAATAGTAAATATAATTTTACAGAAATAAACTATTTTTTAGTAGGAAAAATAACAAAAAGAGAGAGTCATCCTAAAAGTGATAAACTTTTTGTGCTTTTAGTTGATTTTGGTGCTGAAACTAAACAGATAATTACGAATACTCTTTATACAACTGTCGGAAAATATTTTGTATGGTGTCAACCTGGATCTATAACTGCATCAGGACTTGAAATAGTTGAAAGTGAAATAATGGGAGAAAAAAGCTATGGTATGCTTTGTTCTTCTGACTCATTAGGCTTGTCTACAGGCGAAAAAGAAAAATTAGATGTTTTTCTAAACAATGCAAACGATAATTATTTAGGTAAAGAAATTTTTGAGTTGTTAGATTTTGATTAA
- a CDS encoding DnaJ C-terminal domain-containing protein, producing MANKDYYKVLGVSKNATDKEIKAAYRKLAMKYHPDRLQNGNSDEKMQELNQAYEVLSDPTKRANYDKYGTETPRGFNMDSGFDVGGFGMNFQDIFGDIFSNFSSGFRGSDRANFKGKKRGSDVFTNVFLTFEEAMLGTETKEKLEKFEPCSKCNGVGALSSDIKTCNTCKGAGKAKIRKQTPFGLAEYVSSCSNCHGSGKIISKSCVECSGSGYLKKEKSVTIRFSPGLDNGDKIKLAGYGQKGQNGGESGDMYIIINVHPHKYYVRNGLDLLISQFPVSFLDIVKENEILVPTPTGTQTIQMKSSYNSGTKIRVKSAGIKNKDGITGDLIITLDVKIPSYKSNEFKLLAEKLESFNDEINKNFINEFKNKK from the coding sequence ATGGCAAATAAGGATTATTACAAAGTATTAGGTGTTTCAAAAAATGCCACCGATAAAGAAATTAAAGCTGCATATCGTAAATTAGCTATGAAATATCATCCAGATAGACTACAAAATGGAAACAGTGATGAAAAAATGCAAGAGTTAAATCAAGCATATGAAGTTTTATCAGATCCTACAAAAAGAGCTAATTATGATAAATATGGAACAGAAACTCCACGTGGTTTTAACATGGATTCAGGTTTTGATGTTGGTGGTTTTGGAATGAATTTCCAAGATATTTTTGGTGACATATTTTCTAATTTTTCATCAGGGTTTAGGGGTTCAGATAGAGCTAATTTTAAGGGTAAAAAACGAGGAAGTGATGTTTTTACTAATGTATTTTTGACTTTTGAAGAAGCTATGTTGGGAACAGAAACAAAAGAAAAGCTAGAAAAATTTGAACCTTGTAGCAAATGTAATGGTGTTGGAGCATTATCATCTGATATAAAAACATGTAATACATGTAAGGGTGCAGGGAAAGCTAAAATTCGTAAGCAAACCCCATTTGGTCTTGCAGAATATGTATCATCTTGTTCTAACTGTCATGGGTCTGGAAAAATAATTTCTAAATCTTGTGTTGAGTGTTCAGGTTCAGGATATCTTAAAAAAGAAAAGTCTGTAACAATTAGATTTTCTCCAGGGCTTGACAATGGCGATAAAATAAAATTAGCTGGTTATGGACAAAAAGGTCAAAATGGTGGAGAATCAGGTGACATGTATATAATAATAAATGTCCATCCACATAAGTATTATGTACGTAATGGACTAGATTTGCTTATTAGTCAATTTCCCGTTTCATTTTTGGATATAGTTAAAGAAAATGAAATATTGGTGCCAACACCAACAGGGACACAAACTATTCAAATGAAATCTAGCTATAATTCTGGTACAAAAATTAGAGTTAAATCTGCTGGAATAAAGAATAAAGACGGCATTACAGGAGATTTAATAATTACATTAGATGTTAAAATTCCTTCATATAAAAGTAATGAGTTTAAATTACTTGCCGAAAAATTAGAATCTTTCAATGATGAAATAAACAAGAATTTCATTAATGAATTCAAAAATAAAAAATAA
- a CDS encoding DegV family protein, translating into MKYAIVVDSSCGVTKEQAEKLGWHFLPLHIIIDGIDYADGVNINSEILFEKFNLKSDIKTSMYGLQDIYDTFEKLSLENDMVFVYPISQFLSNSCATATIIQKEFPKVKVIQSKQVDALILLDIVWFDYMMKKDPSNYEEYVKKLEIPFIKNSTTLIPKYNKYLVKGGRLNSATAAIARLLKIVPLIKWEDGKLIKEAIGKNFLKSALNNIRQKAENIEDIPGTKKIAILLKTGNKKEEYDEFMSELNKYSSSFKFFERPLAPVIMIHTGPEAYCLITANYPAEAYEYLVRVMNYLK; encoded by the coding sequence ATGAAATATGCAATTGTAGTAGACTCTTCATGCGGAGTCACAAAAGAACAAGCTGAAAAATTAGGTTGGCATTTTTTGCCACTACACATTATTATTGACGGAATTGATTATGCTGATGGAGTGAATATTAATTCAGAAATACTATTTGAAAAATTCAATCTTAAATCAGATATTAAAACCTCAATGTATGGCTTGCAAGATATTTATGACACATTTGAAAAACTATCATTGGAAAATGATATGGTTTTTGTTTACCCCATTTCGCAATTTCTTTCAAACTCATGTGCAACAGCAACAATAATTCAGAAAGAATTCCCAAAAGTTAAAGTAATACAAAGTAAACAAGTAGATGCTCTCATTTTACTTGATATAGTTTGATTTGACTATATGATGAAAAAAGACCCTTCAAATTATGAAGAATATGTTAAAAAACTTGAAATTCCATTTATTAAAAATTCAACAACATTAATTCCAAAATATAACAAATATCTTGTTAAAGGCGGACGTTTAAATTCTGCTACAGCAGCTATTGCTCGTTTGCTTAAAATAGTACCATTAATAAAGTGAGAAGATGGAAAACTGATAAAAGAAGCAATCGGGAAAAACTTTTTAAAAAGCGCTTTAAATAACATAAGACAAAAGGCTGAAAATATAGAAGATATTCCTGGAACAAAAAAAATTGCAATTTTGTTAAAAACTGGCAATAAAAAAGAAGAATATGATGAATTTATGTCTGAGTTAAACAAATATTCATCATCATTTAAGTTTTTTGAAAGACCATTAGCTCCTGTTATTATGATTCACACAGGACCAGAAGCATATTGTTTGATTACTGCTAATTATCCCGCAGAAGCTTATGAATATTTAGTTAGAGTTATGAACTATTTAAAATAA
- the tyrS gene encoding tyrosine--tRNA ligase, whose translation MDILKDLENRKILKNISNRDKFLSLDPNKTGVYVGFDPTAESLHLGNYILISILKRFAKFGYKVYALIGGATGMIGDPSFRDSERVLLKDKEVEKNKLKIKAQLESFGLEVIDNYYFYKNINVIDFLRDTGKLINVAYMMAKDSVQKRIERGLSFTEFSYQVLQGNDFLHVYKNNDINIQVGGSDQWGNITSGLDMISRVFGDNHKAVGLTTNLLVDESGKKIGKSFGGGSLWLDKNMCSPYKMYQYLLTQPDSKVGELINWLTFLDTSEIDKILREHFEDPSKQKAQKILASEIVKDIFGEKELVQAQNITSLLFDKNFDVKKLTFEDLNIIQNYLPTYVVKENDLLIQSLINQKLFQSNREAKEFINNKALKIDDIDVNLETIYQPKNYDKKFAFFKKGKKQIVLIKTFI comes from the coding sequence ATGGATATATTAAAAGATTTGGAAAATAGAAAAATTTTAAAAAATATCAGTAATAGAGATAAATTTTTAAGTCTAGATCCTAATAAAACTGGCGTATATGTTGGCTTTGATCCAACAGCAGAAAGTTTGCATCTTGGAAATTATATTTTGATATCAATTTTAAAAAGGTTTGCAAAATTTGGTTATAAAGTATATGCTCTTATTGGTGGGGCAACCGGTATGATTGGAGATCCATCTTTTAGAGATTCAGAAAGAGTTCTCTTAAAAGATAAAGAAGTTGAAAAAAACAAGTTAAAAATAAAAGCGCAATTGGAATCATTTGGGTTAGAGGTTATTGATAACTACTATTTTTATAAAAATATTAATGTTATTGATTTTTTAAGAGATACTGGTAAATTAATAAATGTCGCATATATGATGGCAAAAGATTCAGTTCAAAAAAGGATAGAAAGAGGTCTTTCATTTACTGAATTTTCATATCAAGTTTTACAAGGCAATGACTTTTTGCATGTTTATAAAAATAATGATATTAATATTCAAGTTGGTGGAAGTGACCAATGAGGCAATATTACTTCTGGGCTTGATATGATTAGTAGAGTTTTTGGGGATAATCATAAAGCAGTAGGCTTGACAACAAATTTACTAGTTGATGAAAGTGGTAAAAAAATAGGCAAATCTTTTGGTGGTGGTTCTCTATGATTGGATAAAAATATGTGTTCTCCCTATAAAATGTATCAATATTTGCTGACTCAGCCTGATAGCAAAGTTGGAGAATTAATAAACTGATTGACCTTTTTAGATACATCTGAAATTGATAAAATACTTAGAGAACATTTTGAAGATCCAAGCAAACAAAAAGCTCAAAAAATTTTAGCTTCAGAAATTGTTAAGGATATTTTTGGAGAAAAAGAGTTAGTTCAAGCTCAAAATATAACTTCACTATTATTTGATAAGAATTTTGATGTTAAAAAACTTACTTTTGAAGATTTAAACATTATTCAAAATTATTTACCTACTTATGTAGTTAAAGAAAATGATCTTTTGATTCAGTCATTAATTAATCAAAAATTATTTCAGTCTAATAGAGAAGCAAAAGAATTTATCAATAATAAAGCACTTAAAATTGATGATATAGATGTTAATTTGGAAACTATTTACCAACCTAAAAATTATGATAAAAAATTTGCTTTTTTTAAAAAAGGCAAGAAGCAAATTGTATTAATTAAAACATTTATATAG
- the rbfA gene encoding 30S ribosome-binding factor RbfA, with the protein MKKSINLLKKESQIKQLVASIISENLTNSNIYNATVVDCLLSNDLSHAKFFVAFDHKENDGIEAIRNASGFIRKILSKTLKWRKVPELHFYIDEVEKKAFEIDQILNSFSK; encoded by the coding sequence ATGAAAAAAAGCATAAATTTGTTAAAAAAAGAGTCACAAATAAAACAACTTGTAGCTTCTATTATTTCAGAAAACTTAACAAATAGTAACATTTATAATGCAACTGTTGTTGATTGTCTTTTATCTAATGATTTAAGCCATGCTAAATTCTTCGTGGCGTTTGATCATAAAGAAAACGATGGTATTGAAGCCATTAGAAATGCATCTGGTTTTATTAGAAAAATACTATCTAAAACATTAAAATGAAGAAAAGTACCTGAGTTGCATTTTTATATTGATGAAGTAGAGAAAAAAGCATTTGAAATTGATCAAATTTTAAATTCATTTTCAAAATAA